A genome region from Labilibaculum antarcticum includes the following:
- a CDS encoding efflux RND transporter periplasmic adaptor subunit, whose translation MRQYIWISFCLSILLSACQASDKSNTGHEGHDHSAEAEAHEDHATESLTLFNDKTELFVEFPTMMTGHTTQFLAHLTNLESYKPYTEGKLTVSLIKGGKGVRQAVDAPERAGIFTPSIMAKEAGIYSLVFDVESKYGKERFTADHVRVYKDHEEAEQAKPAEEKKATSFLKAQAWKIDFATSEAKLGPFQQIIKTTGSLLPAVNMEKQIVAKSNGIVHFQSQDIVPGKTIKKNDAIFNLSGDGLAGNNISTQYIEAKTNLEQTKSAFERAKTLHEDQIISEKDFVEAKSNFENARANYESINKDYNSNGFLISSPVTGFICDVYVNEGQYVQKGDALAKVDQGSKLLLKADVYQKHLQQLTHIKSANFKLPYSEQIFDTEKLNGRLIAYGKDIHQEDYTTPLYFELNLTPDLYAGSFVEVYLKSERSSNVLHIEKSAILEDHGLKYVFVQLSGESFEKRFVNIGVSNGQEVEITSGLKAGERVVSKGAYFVKLASMAGALPASAHNH comes from the coding sequence ATGAGACAATATATCTGGATAAGCTTTTGCTTATCAATTCTATTAAGTGCCTGCCAAGCTTCAGACAAATCGAATACTGGTCACGAAGGACACGATCATTCTGCTGAAGCAGAAGCTCACGAAGATCATGCCACAGAAAGCCTGACGCTATTTAATGACAAGACCGAACTTTTTGTTGAGTTTCCGACTATGATGACAGGACACACCACTCAATTTTTGGCTCACCTCACCAATTTGGAAAGCTACAAGCCATATACCGAAGGAAAGTTAACCGTTAGCCTGATAAAAGGGGGAAAAGGAGTTCGACAAGCAGTTGATGCTCCGGAAAGAGCTGGAATATTTACACCCAGCATAATGGCAAAGGAAGCTGGAATTTACAGTCTGGTTTTTGACGTTGAATCGAAATACGGAAAAGAACGGTTCACAGCTGATCATGTTCGTGTTTACAAAGATCACGAAGAGGCCGAACAAGCTAAACCTGCAGAGGAAAAAAAAGCAACCAGTTTTCTGAAAGCACAAGCCTGGAAAATTGATTTTGCAACCTCAGAAGCCAAATTAGGTCCTTTTCAGCAAATCATTAAAACAACCGGAAGTTTACTGCCTGCTGTTAATATGGAAAAGCAAATTGTAGCCAAAAGCAACGGCATCGTTCATTTTCAATCGCAGGATATTGTTCCCGGCAAAACCATTAAAAAGAACGATGCAATATTTAATCTTTCAGGCGATGGTCTGGCTGGCAATAATATTTCAACCCAATATATTGAAGCAAAAACAAATCTGGAACAAACAAAATCAGCTTTCGAAAGAGCTAAAACATTGCACGAAGATCAAATCATCTCTGAAAAAGATTTTGTGGAAGCAAAAAGCAATTTCGAGAACGCAAGAGCAAACTATGAGAGTATCAATAAAGATTATAACTCAAATGGTTTTTTGATCTCCTCTCCTGTTACTGGATTTATTTGTGATGTTTATGTGAACGAAGGACAGTATGTTCAAAAGGGTGATGCTCTGGCTAAAGTAGATCAGGGATCTAAATTATTACTAAAAGCTGATGTGTATCAGAAACATCTTCAGCAGTTGACACATATTAAATCGGCGAACTTCAAATTGCCTTACAGCGAACAAATATTCGATACCGAAAAGCTAAACGGCAGATTAATTGCCTACGGAAAAGATATTCACCAAGAGGACTACACAACACCTCTGTATTTTGAATTGAACCTGACTCCGGATTTATACGCCGGATCGTTTGTTGAAGTTTATCTCAAATCAGAGCGATCATCCAATGTACTGCATATCGAAAAATCGGCGATTCTGGAAGATCATGGACTAAAATATGTGTTTGTGCAATTATCCGGCGAAAGTTTCGAAAAACGATTTGTAAATATTGGTGTTAGCAATGGCCAGGAAGTAGAAATTACTTCAGGACTAAAAGCCGGCGAACGCGTTGTAAGCAAGGGTGCTTATTTTGTGAAACTTGCCTCAATGGCAGGGGCTTTGCCCGCTAGTGCGCATAATCATTAG
- a CDS encoding iron ABC transporter permease, whose amino-acid sequence MQSIKKGSFFAAIFGIILLFICGIFLMDLIYGSVSIPFKKVFAILSGADVKNSWNYIILNFRLPKALTAIIVGAGLSVTGLMMQTLFRNPLAGPYVLGISSGASLGVALMVMASAIMPVAFGAISAFLGSWALVVSAVVGASVVFMLVALASIRISDSVSLLIIGIMFGSITGAVVNILQYFSAPEQIQSFIVWTFGSLAGVTWNEMQVMAPIVFCGLIIAFFLIKPLDALLLGENYARGVGISVNRTRIAVIISTALIAGTLTAFTGPIAFVGVAVPHIARSIFRTASHKVLMPAVILIGAAIMLACDIISQIPGNQNTLPINSVTALFGGPVVIWVIMRSRNVKASFAG is encoded by the coding sequence ATGCAATCGATAAAAAAAGGAAGTTTTTTTGCGGCCATATTTGGGATCATACTACTTTTCATCTGTGGAATTTTCCTGATGGATTTAATCTATGGAAGTGTAAGTATTCCTTTTAAAAAGGTATTCGCAATTCTTTCTGGCGCTGATGTGAAAAACTCATGGAATTACATCATTTTGAATTTTAGACTGCCAAAAGCATTAACTGCAATTATTGTAGGAGCTGGTTTGTCGGTTACAGGTTTAATGATGCAAACTCTTTTTAGAAATCCATTGGCTGGACCTTACGTTTTGGGAATTAGTTCCGGAGCCAGTTTAGGGGTTGCCTTAATGGTGATGGCATCTGCTATAATGCCAGTTGCTTTTGGTGCCATTTCGGCTTTTTTGGGTAGTTGGGCATTGGTTGTTTCAGCCGTTGTTGGTGCATCGGTAGTGTTTATGCTTGTGGCCTTGGCATCCATCCGAATATCAGATAGTGTTTCATTACTAATTATTGGAATCATGTTTGGAAGCATTACTGGCGCCGTTGTAAATATTCTGCAATATTTTAGCGCCCCAGAACAAATACAAAGTTTTATAGTATGGACTTTTGGAAGCTTGGCAGGTGTTACATGGAATGAAATGCAAGTAATGGCACCCATAGTTTTTTGCGGATTAATTATTGCCTTTTTTCTGATAAAACCCTTGGATGCACTTTTATTGGGCGAGAATTATGCTCGTGGTGTAGGTATTTCAGTGAATCGAACTAGAATTGCTGTTATTATAAGTACGGCATTAATCGCCGGAACTTTAACCGCATTTACAGGCCCTATTGCTTTTGTTGGTGTTGCGGTACCGCATATTGCCCGATCAATTTTTAGAACAGCAAGCCATAAGGTATTAATGCCAGCGGTAATACTAATAGGAGCTGCAATAATGCTTGCTTGCGATATTATTTCTCAAATTCCAGGGAATCAAAATACATTGCCAATTAATTCGGTAACAGCCTTATTTGGAGGGCCAGTTGTAATTTGGGTGATTATGCGTAGTAGAAATGTAAAGGCTTCTTTTGCCGGTTAG
- a CDS encoding TolC family protein — translation MLKTLLLIIITGLSLQGMAQSSVQEVLQEIEKNNPKLKAHQQYLEAQKLGFRSQNNLANPELEWEKSFSSQEGKPYEILVSQSFDFPTSYIYKNQIRDEKIANLQNSSARVRQEVLLNSELLCFELIYRSKQNTELSTRLDNAEKLSSFFEKRLKEGDANILEVNKIRMLSLNTKNQLQLVRNKIANLKEDLRKQNGGLELNLNTLAYPVISIEEDTQLLLANAINADPYLKQLSSNEQMASKETSLVKTNSLPKISIGYRYLGSDIMKEANGMKLGISIPLWENKNKVKQAKLMEHFRKEELSFEKMEKENEYRKLFQTFFSLKSSLSDYQNVFSEKKYGTLLRKALDFGEISGIEYLMESIYYYESFDTYLEIEYEYNITKAKIVRHLL, via the coding sequence ATGCTTAAAACATTATTACTAATCATCATAACAGGATTGAGCCTTCAAGGGATGGCTCAATCCTCTGTTCAAGAAGTATTGCAGGAGATTGAAAAGAACAATCCCAAGCTTAAGGCACATCAGCAATATTTGGAAGCACAAAAATTAGGATTTCGATCTCAAAATAATTTGGCGAATCCGGAATTGGAGTGGGAAAAGAGTTTTTCATCGCAGGAAGGCAAACCCTACGAAATTTTGGTAAGTCAGAGTTTCGATTTCCCAACCAGCTACATCTATAAAAATCAAATTAGAGATGAAAAAATAGCGAATCTTCAAAACAGCAGTGCAAGGGTGCGACAAGAAGTATTACTAAATTCTGAATTGCTTTGTTTTGAGTTAATATACCGAAGCAAGCAAAATACAGAATTGAGTACAAGATTGGATAATGCGGAGAAATTAAGTTCTTTTTTTGAGAAAAGGCTAAAAGAAGGAGATGCTAATATTCTTGAAGTAAACAAAATCAGAATGCTTTCGTTGAACACAAAAAATCAGCTACAGCTAGTTCGGAACAAAATCGCCAACCTAAAAGAAGATTTAAGAAAACAGAATGGTGGTTTGGAGCTGAACTTGAATACTCTTGCCTATCCTGTTATAAGCATTGAAGAGGATACCCAACTTTTATTGGCGAATGCTATTAATGCAGATCCTTATTTAAAACAGCTCAGTTCAAATGAGCAAATGGCTTCGAAAGAAACGTCTCTGGTGAAGACTAATTCTCTTCCCAAGATATCAATTGGCTATCGTTATTTAGGTTCAGATATAATGAAAGAAGCCAATGGAATGAAACTCGGAATTAGTATTCCTTTATGGGAAAACAAAAATAAGGTAAAGCAGGCTAAATTGATGGAACATTTCCGAAAAGAAGAACTATCCTTCGAGAAAATGGAGAAAGAAAATGAATACAGAAAACTTTTTCAAACTTTTTTCAGTCTAAAATCCAGTCTTTCCGATTATCAGAATGTGTTTTCAGAAAAGAAATATGGAACCCTATTACGAAAGGCGCTTGATTTTGGAGAGATATCTGGCATTGAATATCTTATGGAGAGTATTTACTATTACGAAAGCTTCGATACTTATCTTGAAATTGAGTATGAATACAACATCACCAAGGCGAAAATAGTAAGACATCTACTTTAA
- a CDS encoding transglutaminase domain-containing protein, with protein MRLLLFITAILMCSCSHLPERNFEFNYKVSLPANSAQDIKIWIPVPTSNEVQSIGNLSIDTDLDYEIKKEEKHGNTYLYASINGGLAKSTEINMHFTVNRKQIGNVDFEGVNLSNYLGSNRLVPVGGRFDSIIAANAFTSKDMKAVYNFVLNEMHYGKPKASTKTDEYYTRLPDVIKDGVTKDSVVSLYEKSKKYGGEYTFGNGNSDYACDISVGNCTDFHSYFMSLSRSLDVPARFHIGFSIPQATEGNIGGYHCWADFQQNNSTWTPVDISAADIEADNSEFYFGNLNENRVEFTQGRDLKLENYKNGLVNFFIYPLLEEDGKTSNNYSKEFSFKEI; from the coding sequence ATGAGACTATTACTATTTATAACTGCCATACTAATGTGTAGCTGCAGTCATTTACCCGAAAGAAATTTCGAATTCAATTACAAAGTAAGTTTACCAGCCAATTCGGCACAAGACATCAAAATTTGGATTCCGGTACCTACAAGCAACGAAGTACAAAGCATCGGTAATCTATCAATTGATACTGATTTGGATTATGAGATTAAAAAAGAAGAGAAGCACGGCAACACCTATCTGTATGCTTCAATTAATGGGGGTCTGGCGAAATCAACTGAAATCAACATGCATTTTACGGTGAACAGAAAGCAAATTGGAAATGTCGATTTCGAAGGAGTAAATCTTTCGAACTATCTGGGTTCAAACAGACTTGTTCCTGTTGGCGGCCGATTCGATTCTATTATCGCGGCAAACGCCTTTACTTCAAAAGACATGAAGGCGGTTTACAATTTTGTTTTGAACGAAATGCACTACGGCAAACCAAAAGCGAGTACTAAAACGGATGAATATTATACCCGTTTACCGGATGTAATTAAAGATGGCGTTACAAAAGACAGTGTTGTGTCTTTATATGAGAAAAGCAAGAAATATGGCGGCGAGTATACATTTGGAAATGGAAATTCCGACTATGCCTGTGATATTTCGGTAGGCAATTGCACCGATTTCCATTCCTATTTTATGTCTTTATCAAGAAGTTTGGATGTACCTGCCCGTTTCCACATTGGATTCTCGATACCACAAGCTACTGAAGGAAATATTGGAGGCTACCATTGCTGGGCTGATTTTCAACAAAACAATAGCACATGGACTCCAGTTGATATTTCTGCCGCAGATATTGAAGCAGATAATTCTGAATTCTATTTTGGAAATTTAAATGAAAACAGGGTTGAATTTACGCAGGGACGAGACCTTAAATTGGAAAATTACAAGAATGGTTTGGTTAACTTTTTCATTTACCCTTTGCTTGAGGAAGATGGAAAAACAAGTAATAACTACAGCAAAGAGTTTTCGTTTAAAGAAATTTGA
- a CDS encoding efflux RND transporter permease subunit, whose protein sequence is MLNNIIQYALHNRILVMFVSILLVLGGGYTTANMDVDVFPDLTAPTVVVMTEAHGMAPEEVEKLVTFPIETAVNGATNVRRLRSSSSAGFSIVWIEFEWGTDIYRARQIVSEKLLAVSENLPEGAGNPSLAPQSSIMGEVLMIGLQSDSISPMELRTLADWTIRPHLLAINGVAQVVVIGGEFKQYQILANPQKMRYYKVSLDELMKAARATNQNSAGGFINEYGNQYNIRGIARTSDFEELGNSVVKMYNNVPVRISDIAEVKVAAAPKLGLGTINSEQAVLLTVKKQPGINTLRLTENLDKSIAELSKSLPAGVTVNTHIFRQADFINSSIGNVKKALMEGSIFVIVILLVFLMNYRTTIISLLAIPISLLVTMITLKFLGITINTMTLGGMAIAVGDLVDDAIIDVENVYKRLRQNHLLPKEERKKPIKIVYSASCEIRSSIINATFIIIAAFLPLFFLSGMEGRMLQPLGIAFIVSLFASLVVALTLTPVLCSFMLTSDKMLDRKNKESWLVSHLNKWYGNSLGKALQHKKWILGGAGLLFIVSIFILTGLGRNFLPEFNEGSLTVTAITQPGISLEESNKVKVLAEDALRTVPEISLTARRTGRSELDEHSFGVNTSEIEVPFTLGERSKSEFLQEVREKLNRISGVNFAIGQPLAHRIDHILSGTKANIAIKIFGDDLNLMFKMANDIKTSISPIEGVVDVNVEQQVEIPQIRILPKRDMLAKYGISIAQFSEFIHVAFGGSKVSDVFEGIKAFDLVVKYDEENRGDIEAIRNALIDTWDGKKIPFSYVAKIQSLSGPNTVNRENVQRKLVVSANVADRDLRSVVTDIQNMVEQDVVSPEGYRIEYGGQFESEAKASRVLMIASIFSFMIIFLLLFQEFRSTQLASIILLNLPLALIGGVFTIYFTSGMLSIPAIIGFITLFGIATRNGILLISNYQSMKKKGLAIKDIIVQGSVHRLSPILMTALTAALALIPMAIAGDKPGNEIQSPMAVVILGGLLSSTLLNIYIIPIVYLLLNTKNKGNA, encoded by the coding sequence GTGTTAAATAATATTATACAATACGCATTGCACAATCGCATTTTGGTGATGTTTGTATCCATTCTCCTTGTTTTAGGTGGTGGCTACACAACAGCAAACATGGATGTAGATGTGTTTCCCGATCTGACTGCCCCTACTGTGGTAGTTATGACTGAAGCTCATGGGATGGCTCCCGAGGAAGTTGAAAAGTTAGTCACCTTTCCTATCGAAACAGCTGTAAACGGAGCTACAAATGTTAGAAGGTTACGTTCATCCTCATCAGCAGGATTCTCCATTGTATGGATTGAATTCGAATGGGGAACGGATATTTACAGAGCCCGGCAAATTGTGAGCGAGAAACTGTTAGCTGTTTCCGAAAACTTACCCGAAGGAGCTGGAAATCCTAGTTTGGCTCCTCAATCGTCAATAATGGGAGAAGTTCTAATGATTGGATTGCAATCGGACAGTATTTCTCCAATGGAACTAAGAACTTTGGCTGACTGGACCATTCGTCCTCATTTGCTGGCCATAAACGGAGTTGCTCAAGTTGTTGTTATTGGCGGGGAATTCAAGCAATACCAGATTTTAGCCAATCCTCAAAAAATGAGGTATTACAAAGTTAGTCTTGATGAATTGATGAAGGCGGCCCGAGCTACCAATCAGAATTCGGCCGGTGGATTTATTAACGAATATGGCAACCAGTACAACATTAGAGGAATTGCCCGTACTTCCGATTTTGAAGAGCTTGGAAATTCGGTAGTTAAAATGTACAACAATGTACCCGTTCGAATTAGTGATATTGCTGAAGTAAAAGTTGCTGCAGCTCCGAAACTTGGTTTGGGAACCATTAACAGTGAACAGGCAGTCTTGCTAACGGTAAAAAAGCAACCAGGCATCAACACGTTACGATTGACCGAAAATCTGGATAAATCCATCGCGGAATTATCAAAATCATTGCCGGCAGGAGTCACTGTGAACACACATATTTTCCGTCAGGCGGATTTTATTAACTCATCCATTGGGAATGTTAAAAAAGCACTAATGGAAGGTTCCATTTTTGTGATTGTAATTTTACTGGTGTTTCTGATGAACTACAGAACCACTATAATTTCACTTTTGGCCATCCCTATTTCGCTTTTGGTAACCATGATTACCTTGAAGTTTTTGGGCATTACCATCAACACCATGACCTTGGGAGGTATGGCGATAGCCGTGGGAGATTTAGTGGATGATGCCATTATTGATGTTGAAAATGTTTACAAACGACTCAGGCAAAATCATCTTTTACCAAAGGAAGAGAGAAAAAAACCAATTAAAATCGTTTACTCTGCATCCTGCGAAATTCGTTCTTCCATTATTAATGCAACCTTTATTATTATTGCAGCCTTTTTGCCTTTGTTTTTCCTAAGCGGAATGGAAGGCAGAATGCTTCAGCCACTTGGTATTGCGTTTATTGTTTCACTTTTTGCATCATTAGTTGTCGCTCTTACCCTTACTCCTGTTTTGTGTAGCTTTATGCTTACCAGCGATAAAATGCTCGATAGAAAGAACAAAGAGAGTTGGTTGGTAAGCCATCTGAATAAATGGTATGGCAATTCATTAGGGAAAGCCTTACAGCACAAAAAATGGATATTAGGAGGTGCTGGTCTCCTCTTTATTGTCTCCATTTTTATCCTTACGGGATTAGGCAGAAACTTCCTTCCCGAATTTAACGAAGGATCCTTAACTGTAACAGCAATCACCCAACCAGGTATTTCTTTGGAAGAATCGAACAAAGTAAAAGTTTTGGCCGAAGATGCCTTGAGAACAGTTCCTGAAATCAGCCTAACTGCACGTCGTACAGGTCGATCGGAATTGGACGAACATTCGTTTGGAGTAAATACCTCTGAAATTGAAGTCCCTTTTACTTTAGGAGAAAGAAGCAAATCAGAGTTTCTGCAGGAAGTTCGCGAAAAACTGAACCGTATATCGGGAGTTAATTTTGCCATTGGACAACCTTTAGCACATCGAATTGATCATATTCTTTCAGGTACAAAAGCCAATATTGCGATTAAAATTTTTGGTGATGATTTGAATTTAATGTTCAAGATGGCAAATGACATCAAAACATCAATTTCTCCAATAGAAGGTGTAGTTGATGTGAATGTAGAGCAACAAGTGGAAATTCCACAAATCAGGATTTTACCAAAGCGCGATATGCTTGCTAAGTATGGCATTTCAATCGCTCAATTCTCAGAATTTATTCATGTCGCTTTTGGCGGATCAAAAGTATCTGATGTTTTTGAAGGCATCAAAGCATTCGATTTGGTTGTAAAATACGACGAAGAAAACAGAGGGGATATTGAAGCAATCAGAAATGCACTCATTGATACCTGGGATGGTAAAAAAATTCCATTTAGCTATGTTGCCAAAATTCAATCTCTTTCGGGTCCAAACACGGTGAATCGTGAAAACGTGCAGCGCAAGCTTGTTGTTTCTGCTAATGTTGCCGATCGCGATCTTCGAAGTGTAGTTACCGATATTCAGAACATGGTTGAACAAGATGTAGTATCACCGGAAGGATATCGAATTGAGTATGGCGGTCAGTTTGAAAGTGAAGCAAAAGCTTCCCGTGTATTAATGATCGCATCAATTTTCAGTTTCATGATTATTTTCCTGCTGCTATTTCAGGAATTCAGAAGCACTCAGCTGGCCAGTATCATTTTATTGAATTTGCCATTGGCGCTTATTGGTGGTGTATTCACCATTTATTTCACATCAGGAATGCTTAGTATTCCAGCCATAATAGGTTTCATCACCTTATTTGGTATTGCTACCCGTAATGGAATTCTGCTCATCTCAAATTACCAGAGCATGAAGAAAAAAGGTCTGGCAATCAAAGACATCATCGTTCAGGGATCCGTTCACCGTTTGAGCCCTATTTTGATGACTGCTTTAACAGCAGCTTTAGCCTTAATTCCGATGGCAATAGCCGGTGATAAACCCGGAAATGAAATTCAAAGTCCGATGGCTGTGGTTATTCTTGGCGGACTACTGAGTTCTACCCTATTGAATATTTATATTATTCCGATCGTGTATCTATTACTGAACACTAAAAATAAAGGAAATGCTTAA
- a CDS encoding ABC transporter substrate-binding protein — MNLAKSIYWALILFLFLGTISCQSGPKKKETKKSTQNFPPDLAFYHPTHIKYAKGFDIKILDNGLKELIVWDPWNEGKIFQKYYLKNRGENTNVQVPTDGLLVEVPVRSIAALSSTQIGILKFLNVQDRIVAVSLNDRIYDEDLNKKAQEGIIQAVGHAETLNFEKIVDLDPELVMVAGFMNITDSETKLMNAGLPVAYNIEWMETSPLARAEWAKFIAAFFNKEAEAEKLFIALEQRYNDLKKLVEHVESKPSILSGYNFKGTWYMPGGQSYLAQFLRDGKADYCWFSDSTSGSMPLSFEVVFDKQSEADIWFGPGQCRTLEDMNGLDSRYSLFKSYKNGQVYCYTKRMKESGANDWYELGVMQPDVVFKDVIKILHPELLPNYELHYYQQLK, encoded by the coding sequence ATGAATTTAGCAAAATCAATCTATTGGGCATTAATCCTATTTCTATTCTTAGGTACTATTTCTTGTCAATCGGGTCCTAAAAAAAAGGAAACGAAAAAGTCGACTCAAAATTTCCCTCCGGATCTCGCCTTTTATCATCCTACTCATATTAAATATGCAAAAGGATTCGATATTAAAATTCTCGATAATGGCTTAAAAGAATTAATCGTTTGGGATCCATGGAACGAGGGCAAAATTTTTCAAAAATACTATTTGAAGAATCGTGGAGAAAACACGAATGTTCAGGTTCCTACTGATGGTTTGTTGGTAGAAGTTCCTGTAAGAAGTATTGCCGCCCTATCAAGTACACAAATCGGAATTTTAAAGTTTTTAAATGTTCAGGACAGAATCGTTGCTGTCTCTTTGAACGACCGTATTTACGATGAGGATTTGAATAAAAAGGCTCAGGAAGGTATAATACAGGCCGTTGGGCATGCTGAAACTTTAAATTTTGAGAAAATTGTTGACTTAGACCCTGAATTGGTAATGGTGGCTGGTTTTATGAATATCACCGATAGTGAAACTAAACTAATGAATGCAGGTTTGCCTGTAGCCTATAATATTGAGTGGATGGAAACTTCACCTTTGGCGCGTGCTGAATGGGCAAAATTTATTGCGGCCTTTTTTAATAAGGAAGCTGAGGCGGAGAAACTTTTTATTGCTCTGGAACAGAGATATAATGACTTGAAAAAATTGGTTGAACATGTTGAGAGCAAACCAAGTATTCTTTCAGGTTACAATTTTAAAGGAACATGGTACATGCCGGGAGGACAGAGTTATTTGGCTCAATTTCTGCGAGATGGCAAAGCCGATTATTGTTGGTTTTCTGATAGCACCAGTGGAAGTATGCCATTAAGTTTCGAGGTTGTTTTTGATAAACAATCCGAGGCCGACATTTGGTTTGGGCCTGGTCAATGCAGAACTTTGGAAGATATGAATGGACTCGATTCGCGATATTCTCTTTTCAAGTCCTATAAAAATGGTCAGGTATATTGCTACACCAAGCGAATGAAAGAAAGCGGGGCCAACGATTGGTACGAACTTGGAGTAATGCAGCCCGATGTAGTGTTTAAGGATGTTATCAAAATTCTGCATCCGGAGTTGTTGCCAAACTACGAATTACATTACTATCAGCAATTGAAATAG
- a CDS encoding TIM barrel protein, whose translation MNYQNLIDFSVHPSDVNRFSNKWDGLTEYIAAKNIDGVELLIGYDHPSVEIPKDIVKSVHLPFWVTWLDVWRKGEDAANYYFPDTSPKHLQFCCGGKNALEMIASQKKLWEHAAHFNPAHAVLHAAHIELDHSFTRDFTYKSTEVLSSFSEMLNRTAQEFGDGEPPVTLAIENLWWPGLDFLFPAEADDFASRLDFSNWNLLLDTGHLMNTNIALRCEDEAIDFVLDRISRLSKDIQGKINSLHLNLSLSGEYQTKQVMTGLPMDWSDLSHSEKYSTARKHVLQIDQHLPFQSNRVKEIIQEVAPENVIHEFITKDIEEFSAKLEIQMNALR comes from the coding sequence ATGAACTACCAAAACCTGATAGATTTTTCCGTTCATCCATCCGATGTGAATCGGTTTTCGAATAAATGGGACGGACTAACAGAATATATTGCGGCTAAAAATATCGATGGGGTCGAACTTTTAATAGGTTACGATCATCCATCTGTTGAGATTCCTAAAGATATTGTGAAAAGTGTGCACTTGCCTTTTTGGGTTACTTGGTTGGATGTTTGGAGAAAAGGGGAAGATGCTGCTAACTATTATTTCCCGGATACCTCACCAAAGCATCTGCAATTTTGCTGTGGAGGTAAGAATGCTTTAGAAATGATTGCATCGCAAAAGAAATTGTGGGAACATGCAGCTCATTTTAATCCAGCACATGCCGTTTTGCATGCTGCACATATAGAACTGGACCATTCTTTCACCCGCGATTTCACTTACAAAAGCACAGAGGTCTTGTCAAGTTTTTCGGAAATGCTAAACCGAACAGCACAGGAATTTGGTGATGGTGAACCTCCGGTTACGCTGGCAATTGAAAATTTATGGTGGCCAGGTCTCGATTTCTTGTTTCCGGCCGAGGCCGATGATTTTGCATCGCGTTTGGATTTCTCAAATTGGAATTTGCTCTTGGATACAGGACATTTAATGAATACCAATATTGCTTTGAGGTGCGAGGATGAGGCAATTGATTTTGTTTTGGATCGGATATCCCGATTGTCGAAGGATATTCAGGGGAAAATCAATAGTTTGCATTTAAATCTAAGTTTGTCGGGAGAATATCAAACAAAACAAGTAATGACGGGTTTGCCAATGGACTGGTCGGACTTGAGCCACTCAGAGAAATATTCAACGGCACGAAAACATGTGCTTCAAATCGATCAGCATTTACCATTTCAATCCAATAGGGTGAAGGAGATCATTCAGGAAGTTGCCCCCGAAAATGTAATTCACGAATTTATTACAAAGGATATTGAAGAGTTTTCGGCGAAGTTGGAAATCCAGATGAATGCATTGAGGTAG